A single Neochlamydia sp. AcF84 DNA region contains:
- a CDS encoding malate dehydrogenase, with translation MPQPLKRIAVTGGAGQIAYSLLFRLANGDLLGATQPIGLHLLEIPEAMPILQSVAMELEDCAFPLLKEIIIGSNPDEVFKEIDYAFLVGAKPRGPAMERKDLLNENGKIFVEQGRALNKSANPHAIVLVVGNPCNTNCLIALSHAPRIPPQNFHAMMRLDQNRAVSLLAKKANVNSHEVTRVVIWGNHSSTQVPDFTHVHIKNRPLINFPISQHWLENDFMSGVQERGSKIIAARGKSSAASAAHAAIDAMKAIINPTPPGEWYSSGVISNHNPYGIQENLVFSFPCRTKEDRTYEIVKDLPWHEWIRSKIMASESELIEERIFVKDKIGAHLHIS, from the coding sequence ATGCCTCAACCTCTGAAACGTATTGCTGTCACAGGCGGAGCAGGGCAAATCGCTTATAGCCTCTTATTCCGTCTAGCCAATGGCGACTTATTAGGCGCTACTCAGCCCATAGGATTGCATCTTTTGGAAATCCCAGAAGCCATGCCCATTCTCCAAAGTGTAGCTATGGAGCTTGAAGATTGTGCTTTTCCCCTTTTAAAAGAAATAATCATTGGAAGCAATCCCGATGAGGTTTTTAAAGAGATAGATTATGCCTTCCTAGTAGGTGCCAAACCACGCGGTCCTGCCATGGAAAGAAAGGATTTGCTCAATGAAAATGGCAAAATTTTTGTTGAGCAAGGTCGAGCATTAAATAAGTCCGCCAATCCGCATGCCATTGTGTTGGTCGTGGGAAATCCCTGTAATACTAATTGTTTAATTGCTCTTAGCCATGCTCCGCGGATTCCCCCGCAAAATTTTCATGCGATGATGCGTTTGGATCAAAATCGTGCCGTAAGCTTATTAGCAAAAAAAGCAAATGTTAATAGCCATGAGGTAACAAGAGTCGTGATATGGGGCAACCATTCTTCTACGCAAGTGCCTGACTTTACCCATGTGCATATAAAAAATAGGCCTTTGATAAATTTTCCGATAAGCCAGCATTGGCTGGAAAATGATTTCATGAGCGGAGTACAAGAAAGAGGATCTAAAATTATTGCAGCCAGAGGAAAATCCTCCGCAGCTTCAGCAGCCCATGCAGCTATTGATGCCATGAAAGCTATCATCAACCCTACCCCTCCAGGAGAGTGGTATTCCTCAGGAGTGATTAGCAACCATAACCCTTATGGGATTCAAGAAAACCTAGTTTTTTCCTTTCCTTGTCGTACCAAGGAAGATAGAACATATGAGATCGTAAAAGATCTTCCTTGGCATGAGTGGATAAGAAGTAAGATTATGGCCTCGGAAAGCGAGCTAATTGAAGAGCGCATTTTTGTGAAAGATAAGATAGGTGCCCATTTACACATCAGCTAG